A region of Corynebacterium glucuronolyticum DSM 44120 DNA encodes the following proteins:
- a CDS encoding PAS domain-containing protein, producing the protein MTDQKHDVGPQQIFFSVTDDKGVITDANSVFVDISRYSREELTGSPHNIIRNPEMPGGAFRLMWDTLQAGKPFVAYVRNQAKDGLPYEVLSTVTPLAEGGYLSVRTRVSDPDFASKIWWLYGETRAEEDVLLGQGKNRRDAAERGATFINDKVGDYGFGTYDELQRFLLPHEIAAWEAACGEMTLWDVSDGSLAPLSQAVSRLRTEEEAWSSRQDAMAELAERLTVVAGRTKQSLEHTAQLKEQAEAWSSKLTPMESIPLNVAVSMGSIVADYVDDLANKLAELRSCIDSARYTIALARVQTHSLASFVRETADGFAGIASMRTLTSALTTEVEAMGKDVASYGQNLGRCERRLRGVLSLVEIPQQMIMDWWKNVKEFGPSIDMPDLISAVAAEIESTGAMVTELNELLERLSTIEQKSPRAMLHELDVVDAEVRKLQV; encoded by the coding sequence ATGACTGACCAGAAGCATGACGTTGGACCGCAGCAGATCTTTTTCTCTGTCACTGACGACAAAGGCGTAATTACCGATGCTAACTCTGTCTTTGTAGACATCTCCCGTTACTCCCGCGAGGAGCTCACTGGCTCACCGCACAACATCATTCGAAACCCCGAGATGCCTGGCGGAGCCTTCCGTCTCATGTGGGACACCCTCCAGGCGGGCAAACCGTTCGTTGCCTACGTGCGCAACCAAGCAAAAGACGGCCTCCCATATGAGGTGCTGTCCACTGTGACCCCATTGGCGGAGGGTGGCTACCTGTCCGTGCGCACGCGGGTGAGCGACCCCGACTTCGCATCGAAGATTTGGTGGCTCTACGGCGAAACCAGGGCGGAAGAAGATGTCCTCCTAGGGCAGGGGAAGAACCGCCGTGACGCAGCCGAAAGGGGCGCCACATTCATCAACGACAAAGTTGGGGACTACGGCTTTGGCACCTACGACGAGTTGCAGCGATTCCTTCTGCCGCACGAGATCGCCGCGTGGGAGGCAGCCTGCGGTGAGATGACGCTGTGGGATGTTTCCGACGGATCCCTTGCCCCTCTGTCCCAAGCCGTGAGTCGGCTGCGGACCGAGGAAGAGGCGTGGAGCAGCCGCCAGGATGCCATGGCCGAGCTGGCCGAAAGGCTCACAGTAGTAGCCGGCAGGACGAAGCAATCGCTCGAGCATACTGCGCAACTCAAGGAACAGGCAGAGGCGTGGAGCTCCAAGCTCACGCCGATGGAATCGATCCCGCTCAACGTGGCCGTTTCTATGGGAAGCATCGTTGCGGACTACGTCGACGATTTGGCTAATAAGCTCGCTGAACTGCGCTCATGCATCGATAGTGCCCGCTACACAATCGCTCTCGCCCGCGTCCAGACGCATTCCCTCGCCAGCTTTGTGCGGGAAACCGCAGACGGCTTCGCAGGAATCGCGTCGATGAGAACACTCACCAGCGCCCTGACCACGGAAGTGGAAGCAATGGGCAAGGATGTGGCGAGCTATGGGCAGAACCTTGGCCGGTGTGAACGTCGTCTCCGCGGCGTATTGAGCCTCGTGGAGATTCCCCAGCAGATGATTATGGACTGGTGGAAGAACGTGAAGGAGTTCGGGCCATCCATCGATATGCCGGATCTCATCAGTGCCGTGGCTGCCGAAATCGAGTCCACGGGCGCGATGGTGACAGAGCTCAACGAACTCCTGGAGCGCTTGAGCACTATTGAGCAAAAAAGTCCCCGTGCGATGCTCCACGAACTCGACGTTGTAGACGCTGAAGTGCGAAAGCTGCAGGTCTAG
- the rpsL gene encoding 30S ribosomal protein S12, with protein sequence MPTIQQLVRKGRHSKKSKVKTAALKGSPQRRGVCTRVYTTTPKKPNSALRKVARVRLTSGIEVSAYIPGEGHNLQEHSMVLVRGGRVKDLPGVRYRIIRGSLDTQGVKDRKQARSRYGAKKEK encoded by the coding sequence ATGCCAACAATTCAGCAGCTGGTCCGTAAGGGCCGCCACAGCAAGAAGTCGAAAGTAAAGACCGCTGCTCTGAAGGGATCCCCTCAGCGTCGCGGCGTGTGCACCCGTGTGTACACCACCACCCCGAAGAAGCCGAACTCCGCTCTCCGTAAGGTTGCGCGTGTTCGCCTGACCTCCGGCATCGAGGTTTCCGCCTACATCCCCGGCGAGGGCCACAACCTCCAGGAGCACTCCATGGTGCTCGTTCGTGGCGGTCGTGTGAAGGACCTCCCGGGTGTTCGTTACAGGATCATCCGCGGCTCCCTCGACACCCAGGGTGTGAAGGATCGCAAGCAGGCACGTTCCCGCTACGGCGCGAAGAAGGAGAAGTAA
- the rpoB gene encoding DNA-directed RNA polymerase subunit beta, protein MLEGCILAVSRQTNINVKNPGAPKRYSFAKIKEPIGLPGLLDLQLNSFAWLVGTPEWREQQKAEKGEDYKVTSGLEDILEELSPIQDFSGNMSLSLSEPYFEQVKASVDECKEKDINYSAPLYVTAEFENKDTGEIKSQTVFIGDFPMMTPKGTFIVNGTERVVVSQLVRSPGVYFDETLDKSTERPLHAVKVIPSRGAWLEIDVDKKDTVGVRIDRKRRQPVTLLLKALGWSEEKIRERFGFSEIMMSTLENDGAASEDEALLEIYRKQRPGEQPTRDLAQALLENSFFKPKRYDLAKVGRYKVNRKLGLGGDHDGVKTLTEEDIATTIEYLVRLHAGERTMTSPDGVEIPLETDDIDHFGNRRLRTVGELIQNQVRVGLARMERVVRERMTTQDAESITPTSLINVRPVSAAIREFFGTSQLSQFMDQNNSLSGLTHKRRLSALGPGGLSRERAGIEVRDVHPSHYGRMCPIETPEGPNIGLIGSLASYARVNPFGFIETPYQKVEDGKIIDQVDYLTADEEDRFVIGQADTEHDENGVITQERNEVRLKDGAIEVVGPEAIEYIDVSPRQIVSVATAMIPFLEHDDANRALMGANMQRQAVPLIRSQSPYVGTGMEAPAAYDAGDLVINKHAGVVENVCADFITVMSDEGKRDTYRLRKFERTNQNTCYNQKPLVDIGDRVEKGQVMADGPGTHDGEMSLGVNLLVAFMPWQGHNYEDAIILNQRVVEEDLLTSIHIEEHEIDARDTKLGAEEITREIPNVSEDVLKDLDERGIVRIGADVRDGDILVGKVTPKGETELTPEERLLRAIFGEKAREVRDTSLKVPHGETGKVIGVSRFSRDEGDELPAGVNEMIRIHVAQKRKIQDGDKLAGRHGNKGVVGKILPQEDMPFMEDGTPIDIILNTHGVPRRMNIGQVLEVHLGWLAKAGWAIEGDPDWAKRIPEELRNVPADSLVATPVFDGATNEEIEGLLGSTLPDRDGNRLVDKFGKAKLFDGRSGEPFKYPVCVGEKYMLKLHHLVDEKIHARSTGPYSMITQQPLGGKAQFGGQRFGEMEVWAMQAYGAAYTLQELLTIKSDDVNGRVRVYEAIVKGDNIPDPGIPESFKVLLKELQSLCLNVEVLSADGTPVELSGADDDEFESASASLGINLSRDERADDIA, encoded by the coding sequence GTGCTGGAAGGATGCATCTTGGCAGTCTCCCGCCAGACCAATATCAACGTTAAGAACCCTGGAGCTCCTAAGCGATACTCGTTCGCGAAGATCAAGGAGCCCATTGGGCTACCTGGATTACTAGACCTACAACTGAACTCCTTTGCTTGGCTCGTTGGTACGCCCGAGTGGCGTGAACAACAGAAGGCTGAGAAGGGTGAGGATTACAAGGTAACGAGTGGCCTTGAAGATATCCTCGAGGAGCTTTCTCCTATTCAGGACTTCTCTGGCAACATGAGCCTGTCCCTCTCGGAGCCGTACTTCGAGCAGGTCAAGGCAAGTGTTGATGAGTGTAAAGAGAAGGACATCAACTACTCTGCGCCACTGTATGTGACGGCCGAGTTTGAGAATAAGGACACCGGTGAGATTAAGTCTCAGACGGTGTTCATCGGCGATTTCCCGATGATGACCCCGAAGGGCACCTTTATTGTCAACGGCACCGAGCGTGTCGTTGTGTCTCAGCTCGTTCGTTCCCCGGGCGTGTACTTCGATGAGACTTTGGATAAGTCCACGGAGCGCCCGCTGCACGCAGTGAAGGTTATCCCCTCCCGCGGTGCGTGGTTGGAAATCGACGTCGACAAGAAGGACACCGTCGGTGTCCGCATCGACCGTAAGCGTCGCCAGCCGGTGACTCTGCTCCTCAAGGCCCTGGGTTGGTCTGAGGAGAAGATCCGCGAGCGTTTCGGCTTCTCCGAGATTATGATGTCCACGCTGGAAAACGACGGCGCGGCTTCCGAGGACGAGGCTCTGCTCGAGATTTACCGCAAGCAGCGCCCGGGTGAGCAGCCCACGCGCGATCTTGCACAGGCATTGCTGGAGAACAGCTTCTTCAAGCCGAAGCGCTACGACCTGGCTAAGGTGGGTCGTTACAAGGTGAACCGCAAGCTCGGTCTTGGTGGCGATCACGACGGCGTGAAGACGCTGACCGAGGAAGATATCGCTACCACCATCGAGTACCTCGTTCGCCTGCATGCCGGTGAGCGGACGATGACCTCCCCGGATGGTGTGGAGATCCCGCTCGAGACGGACGATATTGACCACTTCGGTAACCGTCGCCTGCGTACCGTGGGCGAGCTGATTCAGAACCAGGTGCGCGTTGGTCTGGCGCGCATGGAGCGTGTGGTGCGCGAGCGCATGACCACGCAGGATGCAGAGTCGATCACGCCGACGAGCTTGATCAACGTGCGCCCCGTGAGTGCAGCTATCCGCGAATTCTTCGGAACGAGCCAGCTCTCCCAGTTCATGGATCAGAACAACTCCCTGTCCGGCCTGACGCACAAGCGTCGCCTCTCGGCTCTTGGCCCCGGTGGTCTGTCCCGTGAGCGTGCCGGCATCGAGGTTCGCGACGTGCACCCGTCCCACTACGGTCGCATGTGTCCCATTGAGACCCCTGAGGGCCCGAACATTGGCCTTATCGGTTCGCTGGCATCCTATGCCCGCGTGAACCCCTTCGGTTTCATCGAGACTCCGTACCAGAAGGTTGAAGACGGCAAGATCATTGATCAGGTCGACTACCTCACCGCCGATGAAGAGGATCGCTTCGTTATCGGTCAGGCAGATACGGAGCACGACGAGAACGGTGTTATTACCCAGGAGCGCAATGAGGTTCGTCTGAAGGACGGCGCCATTGAGGTTGTTGGTCCGGAGGCGATCGAGTACATCGACGTGTCCCCGCGTCAGATCGTGTCTGTCGCTACTGCCATGATTCCGTTCCTCGAGCACGATGACGCTAACCGTGCCCTCATGGGTGCGAACATGCAGCGTCAGGCCGTGCCGTTGATCCGTTCCCAGTCGCCGTACGTCGGCACGGGTATGGAGGCCCCTGCCGCATACGATGCTGGCGACCTGGTCATCAACAAACACGCTGGCGTGGTCGAGAACGTCTGCGCTGACTTCATCACTGTGATGAGCGATGAGGGCAAGCGTGACACCTACCGCCTGCGCAAGTTCGAGCGCACCAACCAGAACACGTGCTACAACCAGAAGCCGCTGGTGGACATCGGAGACCGTGTGGAAAAGGGCCAGGTTATGGCCGACGGTCCGGGTACCCACGACGGCGAGATGTCCCTCGGTGTGAACCTCCTCGTGGCGTTCATGCCGTGGCAGGGCCACAACTACGAGGATGCCATCATCCTCAACCAGCGCGTGGTGGAGGAGGACCTCCTTACCTCGATCCACATCGAGGAGCACGAGATCGATGCCCGCGACACCAAGCTTGGTGCTGAGGAGATCACCCGTGAGATCCCGAACGTGTCCGAGGATGTGCTGAAGGACCTCGACGAGCGTGGCATCGTCCGCATCGGTGCAGATGTCCGCGACGGCGACATTCTCGTCGGTAAGGTCACCCCGAAGGGCGAGACCGAGCTGACTCCAGAGGAGCGCCTGCTCCGCGCCATCTTTGGTGAGAAGGCCCGCGAAGTTCGTGACACCTCTCTGAAGGTGCCGCACGGCGAGACCGGCAAGGTCATCGGTGTTTCCCGCTTCTCCCGGGACGAGGGCGACGAGCTGCCTGCGGGAGTAAACGAGATGATCCGCATCCACGTTGCCCAGAAGCGCAAGATTCAGGACGGCGATAAGCTCGCCGGCCGCCACGGCAACAAGGGTGTTGTGGGCAAGATCCTCCCGCAGGAGGACATGCCGTTCATGGAGGACGGTACCCCGATCGACATCATCCTCAACACGCACGGTGTGCCACGTCGTATGAACATCGGTCAGGTGCTCGAGGTCCACCTCGGCTGGCTGGCGAAGGCCGGCTGGGCCATCGAAGGCGATCCGGATTGGGCCAAGCGCATCCCCGAGGAGCTGCGCAACGTCCCGGCTGACTCGCTCGTGGCAACCCCCGTCTTCGACGGTGCAACCAACGAGGAGATCGAGGGTCTGCTCGGCTCTACGTTGCCCGACCGCGATGGCAACCGGTTGGTTGACAAGTTCGGTAAGGCGAAGCTTTTCGACGGTCGTTCCGGCGAGCCCTTCAAGTACCCGGTCTGTGTGGGCGAGAAGTACATGCTTAAGCTGCACCACCTCGTGGACGAGAAGATCCACGCCCGCTCCACCGGCCCATACTCGATGATTACCCAGCAGCCGCTGGGTGGTAAGGCACAGTTCGGTGGCCAGCGCTTCGGCGAGATGGAGGTGTGGGCAATGCAGGCATACGGCGCTGCCTACACCCTGCAGGAGCTTCTGACCATCAAGTCCGACGATGTGAATGGCCGTGTTCGGGTGTACGAAGCGATCGTGAAGGGTGACAACATCCCCGATCCTGGTATCCCGGAATCCTTCAAGGTGCTGCTGAAGGAGCTGCAGTCCCTGTGCCTCAACGTGGAGGTTCTGTCCGCTGACGGAACGCCTGTTGAGCTCAGCGGTGCAGATGACGACGAGTTCGAATCGGCTAGTGCGTCCCTGGGCATTAACCTGTCCCGTGACGAGCGCGCAGACGATATCGCATAG
- a CDS encoding DNA-directed RNA polymerase subunit beta', translating into MLDVNYFDELRIGLASADDIRRWSKGEVKKPETINYRTLKPEKDGLFCERIFGPTRDWECQCGKYKRVRYKGIICERCGVEVTKSKVRRERMGHIELAAPVTHIWYFKGVPSRLGYLLDLAPKDLERVIYFAANIITTVDEEARHDDLTTLEADMLLEKKDVEADAEEEIQERAQKLEEDLAELEANGAKADARKKVQSAANREMTHIRQAAEREIERLDEIWNTFVKLAPKQMIIDETIYEELVDRYEDYFTGGMGAEAIQTLVRNFDLDAEAENLRTIIKEGKGQKKMRALKRLKVVAAFQRSGNDPASMILDCIPVIPPELRPMVQLDGGRFATSDLNDLYRRVINRNNRLKRMIDLGAPEIIVNNEKRMLQESVDALFDNGRHGRAVTGPGNRALKSLSDLLKGKQGRFRQNLLGKRVDYSGRSVIIVGPQLKLHECGLPKLMALELFKPFVMKRLVENEYAQNIKSAKRMVERQRPEVWDVLEEAISEHPVMLNRAPTLHRLGIQAFEPKLVEGKAIQLHPLACEAFNADFDGDQMAVHLPLSAEAQAEARILMLASNNILSPASGKPLAMPRLDMVTGLYFLTMDKREDEIGGQGRYKSATTDHPAEGEYSSVAEAIMAYDREQIGLQAPIRVRISHLRPPADIEAEQFPDGWQRGDTWTAMTTLGRIYFNELLPWNYPYLEGVMVRKGGGEGKILLGDVINDLAAKYPMITIAQTVDKMKDCGFYWATRSGVTITMSDVLVLPNKKEILERYEKAAAEVENKYWVKGALTQRERYDRLVELWKDATDVVGKAVENLYPDDNPIPMIVKSGAAGNMRQLWTLAGMKGMVVNSRGEYITRPIKTSFREGLNVLEYFNNSHGSRKGLADTALRTADSGYLTRRLVDVAQDVIVREEDCGTHQGVRVAVCHAQRDSEGTIVGYERDGLIETSVSGRVLAQDATDADGNVVLEAGADLTDMNIDTLVDKGVEEIKVRSVLTCQTPSGVCAKCYGKSMASGHLVDIGEAVGIVAAQSIGEPGTQLTMRTFHQGGVGGDITGGLPRVQELFEARVPKNKAPIAEVSGTVHLEDDGSNFYTLTIEPDDGSEEKVYEKLSKRQGLAQITVPLPGIPGATTDRAIADGDHVEMGDRLLRGPADPHDVLAVLGRRGVEKHLIDEVQAVYRTQGVAIHDKHIEIIIRQMLRRATVIDPGTTDYLPGTLVDISEAKIVNTEVRKEGGTPADLRVEIMGITKASLATESWLSAASFQETTRVLTDAAINKRSDKLIGLKENVIIGKLIPAGTGISRYRNISVKPTEAARNATYSIPTYSDAIYGGEDAYAEYTGASVPLDDTAF; encoded by the coding sequence GTGCTCGACGTCAACTACTTTGACGAACTCCGCATCGGCCTTGCCTCCGCTGACGACATCCGTCGTTGGTCCAAGGGCGAGGTGAAGAAGCCGGAGACCATTAACTACCGCACCCTGAAGCCAGAGAAGGACGGCCTGTTCTGCGAGCGTATCTTCGGACCTACCCGCGACTGGGAGTGCCAGTGCGGTAAGTACAAGCGCGTCCGCTACAAGGGCATTATCTGTGAGCGCTGTGGCGTTGAGGTGACCAAGTCCAAGGTGCGCCGTGAGCGCATGGGCCACATTGAGCTCGCCGCCCCGGTTACGCACATCTGGTACTTCAAGGGTGTTCCCTCCCGCCTGGGCTACCTTCTGGATCTCGCTCCGAAGGACTTGGAGCGCGTGATTTACTTCGCAGCCAACATCATCACCACCGTTGATGAGGAGGCTCGCCACGACGACCTCACCACGCTTGAGGCAGACATGCTTCTGGAGAAGAAGGATGTTGAGGCTGACGCAGAAGAGGAGATCCAGGAGCGCGCTCAGAAGCTCGAAGAGGACCTCGCTGAGCTGGAGGCAAACGGCGCTAAGGCGGATGCCCGCAAGAAGGTTCAGTCCGCCGCGAACCGTGAGATGACCCACATCCGCCAGGCCGCTGAGCGCGAGATTGAGCGTCTCGACGAGATCTGGAACACCTTTGTCAAGCTTGCCCCGAAGCAGATGATCATCGATGAGACCATCTACGAAGAGCTCGTAGACCGCTACGAGGATTACTTCACCGGCGGCATGGGCGCTGAGGCTATCCAGACCCTCGTGCGTAACTTTGACCTCGATGCTGAGGCGGAGAACCTCCGCACCATCATCAAGGAGGGCAAGGGCCAAAAGAAGATGCGTGCCCTCAAGCGCCTCAAGGTTGTCGCCGCGTTCCAGCGCTCCGGCAACGATCCGGCCTCGATGATTCTGGATTGCATCCCGGTCATCCCGCCGGAGCTGCGCCCGATGGTGCAGCTCGATGGTGGCCGCTTCGCCACCTCTGACCTCAACGACCTCTACCGGCGTGTGATCAACCGCAACAACCGCCTCAAGCGCATGATTGACCTCGGAGCGCCCGAGATCATCGTCAACAACGAGAAGCGCATGCTGCAGGAATCCGTCGACGCGCTGTTCGACAACGGCCGTCACGGCCGTGCCGTCACTGGTCCGGGTAACCGTGCCCTCAAGTCGCTGAGCGACCTGCTCAAGGGCAAGCAGGGCCGTTTCCGTCAGAACCTGCTGGGTAAGCGTGTTGACTACTCCGGCCGTTCCGTGATTATCGTTGGCCCGCAGCTGAAGCTGCACGAATGCGGTCTGCCTAAGCTCATGGCACTTGAGCTGTTTAAGCCGTTCGTGATGAAGCGCCTCGTGGAAAACGAGTACGCGCAGAACATCAAGAGCGCGAAGCGCATGGTGGAGCGCCAGCGTCCCGAGGTGTGGGACGTGCTGGAAGAGGCCATTTCCGAGCACCCGGTGATGCTGAACCGTGCACCGACGCTGCACCGCCTCGGCATTCAGGCCTTCGAGCCGAAGCTCGTCGAGGGCAAGGCTATCCAGCTGCACCCGCTGGCCTGTGAGGCTTTCAACGCCGACTTCGACGGTGACCAGATGGCTGTTCACCTGCCGCTGTCCGCTGAGGCACAGGCCGAGGCCCGCATCCTGATGCTGGCTTCCAACAACATTTTGTCCCCGGCATCCGGTAAGCCGCTGGCTATGCCACGTCTGGACATGGTGACCGGCCTCTACTTCCTCACGATGGATAAGCGCGAGGATGAGATTGGTGGCCAGGGCCGTTATAAGTCGGCGACCACGGATCACCCGGCCGAGGGCGAGTACTCCTCCGTGGCGGAGGCCATCATGGCCTACGACCGCGAGCAGATTGGCCTGCAGGCACCGATCCGCGTGCGCATCTCGCACCTGCGCCCGCCGGCAGACATCGAGGCAGAACAGTTCCCCGATGGCTGGCAGCGTGGTGACACGTGGACGGCGATGACAACGCTCGGTCGCATCTACTTCAACGAGCTGCTGCCGTGGAACTACCCCTACCTCGAGGGCGTCATGGTCCGTAAGGGCGGCGGAGAGGGCAAGATCCTCCTCGGTGACGTGATTAACGATCTGGCCGCCAAGTACCCGATGATCACCATCGCGCAGACGGTGGACAAGATGAAGGACTGTGGCTTCTACTGGGCCACCCGTTCCGGCGTTACCATCACCATGAGTGACGTGCTTGTTCTCCCGAACAAGAAGGAGATCCTCGAGCGCTACGAGAAGGCAGCTGCCGAGGTCGAGAACAAGTACTGGGTCAAGGGTGCCCTTACCCAGCGCGAGCGCTACGACCGCCTGGTGGAGCTGTGGAAGGACGCTACCGACGTCGTCGGTAAGGCAGTGGAGAACCTGTACCCGGATGACAACCCGATTCCGATGATCGTGAAGTCGGGTGCTGCCGGTAACATGCGCCAGCTGTGGACCCTGGCCGGCATGAAGGGCATGGTTGTGAACTCCCGCGGCGAGTACATCACCCGCCCGATTAAGACATCGTTCCGTGAAGGTCTGAACGTGTTGGAGTACTTCAACAACTCCCACGGTTCCCGTAAGGGCCTGGCCGATACGGCTCTGCGTACCGCTGACTCCGGTTACCTCACCCGTCGTCTCGTGGACGTGGCACAGGATGTCATCGTCCGAGAGGAGGACTGTGGCACCCACCAGGGTGTTCGCGTCGCTGTCTGCCACGCGCAGCGCGACTCCGAGGGCACCATTGTGGGCTACGAGCGCGACGGTCTCATCGAAACGTCCGTTTCTGGTCGTGTCCTCGCGCAGGATGCCACCGATGCTGACGGCAACGTTGTGCTCGAGGCCGGTGCAGACCTGACGGATATGAACATCGACACCCTGGTGGACAAGGGCGTTGAGGAGATCAAGGTACGCTCCGTGCTCACCTGCCAGACACCGTCCGGTGTCTGTGCTAAGTGCTACGGCAAGTCCATGGCTTCTGGCCACCTCGTCGATATCGGCGAGGCTGTGGGTATCGTTGCTGCACAGTCCATTGGTGAGCCTGGTACGCAGCTGACAATGCGTACGTTCCACCAGGGCGGTGTCGGTGGCGACATCACCGGCGGTCTGCCCCGTGTACAGGAGCTGTTCGAGGCCCGCGTGCCCAAGAACAAGGCCCCGATCGCCGAGGTGTCCGGTACGGTTCACCTCGAGGACGACGGTTCGAACTTCTACACCCTCACCATCGAGCCTGACGACGGCTCCGAGGAGAAGGTGTACGAGAAGCTCTCCAAGCGCCAGGGCCTTGCTCAGATCACCGTTCCGCTGCCCGGCATCCCCGGCGCTACGACGGATCGTGCAATTGCCGACGGCGACCACGTAGAGATGGGTGACCGTCTCCTGCGCGGTCCCGCCGATCCGCACGATGTCCTCGCTGTGCTCGGACGTCGCGGTGTGGAGAAGCACCTTATCGACGAGGTTCAGGCCGTGTACCGGACCCAGGGTGTGGCCATCCACGACAAGCACATCGAGATCATCATCCGTCAGATGCTTCGTCGTGCCACGGTCATCGACCCGGGTACCACGGACTACCTGCCGGGTACGCTCGTCGACATCTCCGAGGCGAAGATCGTCAACACCGAGGTGCGTAAGGAAGGCGGCACGCCCGCCGACCTCCGCGTGGAGATCATGGGTATCACCAAGGCCTCCCTGGCCACGGAGTCCTGGCTGTCGGCCGCCTCCTTCCAGGAGACCACCCGTGTTCTCACGGATGCAGCGATCAACAAGCGCTCCGACAAGCTCATCGGCCTGAAGGAGAACGTGATCATCGGTAAGCTCATCCCCGCTGGTACGGGTATCTCGCGCTACCGCAACATTTCCGTCAAACCGACGGAGGCTGCGCGCAACGCGACGTACTCCATCCCGACGTATAGCGATGCCATTTACGGCGGCGAGGATGCATATGCCGAGTACACCGGCGCATCTGTGCCGCTGGATGACACGGCCTTCTAA
- a CDS encoding DUF1707 SHOCT-like domain-containing protein has translation MTHPDRRAGDKDRESTLAILRTAVDSGQLSVSEFDSRCSLACSATTMGELVSLVDDLQELGPSSATPVLDPGRSTDLALFGGTVRSGVWACGKRYTPVAIFGGIDIDLRNVQLQTNPTVIYCVAAFGGIDIYAPRGMIVDVRGHGVFGGFDTDGEAAPSPDSPVVYVDGIALFGGVEVHFT, from the coding sequence GTGACTCACCCAGACCGCCGCGCAGGCGATAAAGACCGCGAATCCACCCTCGCTATCCTCCGCACCGCCGTCGATTCAGGACAGCTCAGCGTGTCAGAATTCGATTCCCGCTGTTCTCTGGCTTGTTCCGCGACGACCATGGGGGAACTCGTTTCACTTGTCGACGATCTGCAGGAACTCGGGCCCTCGTCTGCTACCCCCGTACTCGATCCGGGACGCTCCACAGACCTCGCCCTTTTCGGGGGTACTGTTCGCTCGGGAGTCTGGGCGTGCGGGAAGAGATACACACCCGTCGCCATCTTCGGCGGAATTGACATCGACCTCCGGAATGTCCAATTGCAGACCAATCCGACGGTCATTTACTGCGTCGCAGCGTTCGGCGGAATCGATATCTACGCACCCCGGGGGATGATTGTCGACGTGCGCGGTCACGGTGTCTTTGGTGGTTTCGACACCGACGGCGAAGCGGCCCCCTCCCCCGACAGTCCTGTCGTGTACGTCGACGGCATCGCCCTCTTCGGAGGCGTCGAGGTGCACTTCACATAA
- the rpsG gene encoding 30S ribosomal protein S7: MRKGKAPQRQLVKDPVYNSALVTQLVNKVLVDGKKATAERIVYGALEACREKTGTDPVGTLEKALGNIRPELEVRSRRVGGATYQVPVEVRAGRANTLALRWLVSFTRQRRENTMEERLANEILDAANGLGASVKRREDTHKMAEANRAFAHYRW, translated from the coding sequence ATGCGTAAAGGTAAGGCACCCCAGCGCCAGCTGGTAAAGGACCCGGTTTACAACTCCGCTCTCGTTACTCAGCTGGTGAACAAGGTTCTCGTCGATGGCAAGAAGGCTACCGCCGAGCGTATCGTGTACGGCGCCCTCGAGGCTTGCCGTGAGAAGACCGGTACCGATCCGGTCGGCACCCTGGAGAAGGCTCTCGGCAACATTCGCCCCGAGCTCGAGGTTCGCTCCCGCCGCGTCGGTGGCGCTACCTACCAGGTCCCGGTTGAGGTTCGCGCCGGCCGCGCCAACACGCTCGCTCTTCGCTGGCTCGTGAGCTTCACTCGTCAGCGTCGGGAGAACACGATGGAAGAGCGTCTGGCTAACGAGATTCTCGATGCCGCTAACGGCCTCGGTGCTTCGGTGAAGCGCCGCGAGGACACCCACAAGATGGCAGAGGCCAACCGCGCCTTCGCTCACTACCGCTGGTAG